A single region of the Octopus bimaculoides isolate UCB-OBI-ISO-001 chromosome 6, ASM119413v2, whole genome shotgun sequence genome encodes:
- the LOC106881634 gene encoding ras-related protein Rab-7a, with translation MASRKKVLLKVIILGDSGVGKTSLMNQYVNKKFSNQYKATIGADFLTKEVMVEDRLVTMQVFDVTAQTTFRSLDSWRDEFLIQASPRDPEHFPFVVIGNKIDLENRAVSAKRAQGWCHTKGEIPYFETSAKEAINVEQAFQTVAKNALAQETEVELYNEFPDQIKITSDQNKPREGCGC, from the exons tgTTGGAAAGACTTCTTTGATGAATcaatatgtgaataaaaaattcAGCAACCAATACAAAGCTACAATAGGAGCTGATTTCCTAACAAAAGAAGTAATGGTGGAAGACAGGCTTGTCACAATGCAG GTATTTGATGTAACAGCACAAACTACTTTCAGATCACTGGACAGTTGGAGGGATGAATTCCTCATACAAGCTAGCCCTCGAGACCCTGAgcattttccttttgttgtcATAGGAAACAAAATTGATTTAGAGAACAGAGCG GTTTCTGCAAAAAGAGCACAAGGTTGGTGCCATACCAAAGGAGAGataccttattttgaaactagtGCAAAAGAAGCAATAAATGTTGAACAGGCTTTCCAAACGGTTGCAAAGAATGCTTTAGCCCAAGAAACAGAAGTGGAGCTGTATAATGAATTTCCAGATCAGATTAAGATTACAAGTGATCAGAACAAACCTCGAGAAGGATGTGGCTGTTAA